The proteins below come from a single Triticum aestivum cultivar Chinese Spring chromosome 5D, IWGSC CS RefSeq v2.1, whole genome shotgun sequence genomic window:
- the LOC123121991 gene encoding uncharacterized protein yields MVALRCSGGAAAHMAAHRIKAPRNGDGRSAILPMRAGIRELPLRASLSPPSVSPRTVRCSVFRRRRTGGHCFQNRGMTEGWEALKAATADMFRPLLLNISDMRSLNTVYDLEDYQIDMLFGAFAGLVGVYQLWRAAPHIFVDAALGYIIYKLSVVSSELHRLRKSNSLINRLKFGFLLFMALKDFKNKYVLLDIVRLPLFFLYVGTFMFDVAGLKKYGRRVLISFVNLLKMRGGIKEIFRIVWYPGYVSPYDDSFGRR; encoded by the exons ATGGTGGCTCTACGGTGCAGTGGAGGCGCCGCCGCACACATGGCGGCGCATAGAATAAAGGCCCCTCGGAACGGAGATGGCCGCAGCGCCATTCTTCCCATGCGTGCCGGGATCAGGGAGCTTCCGCTGAGGGCTTCCTTGTCACCGCCCTCGGTGTCTCCACGGACAGTG CGCTGCTCCGTTTTTCGTCGTCGTCGTACGGGGGGACATTGCTTCCAGAATAGGGGAATGACTGAGGGATGGGAGGCGCTGAAGGCGGCGACTGCCGACATGTTCCGGCCCCTGCTCCTCAACATTTCCGACATGCGCTCTCTCAACACAGTTTACGACCTCGAAGACTACCAGATTGACATGCTCTTTG GTGCTTTTGCTGGACTCGTTGGTGTTTACCAACTGTGGAGGGCAGCCCCTCACATCTTTGTTGATGCTGCTCTTGGCTACATCATATATAAGCTCAGTGTTGTATCATCAGAACTGCATCGGCTGCGGAAATCCAATAGTTTAATTAACCGGCTGAAATTCG GGTTCTTGCTTTTCATGGCCCTTAAGGATTTCAAGAATAAATATGTACTTCTTGATATTGTCAG GTTGCCGCTTTTCTTTCTGTACGTTGGTACATTCATGTTCGACGTGGCGGGATTGAAGAAGTATGGAAGGCGAGTTCTGATTTCTTTTGTTAATCTATTGAAAATGAGAGGCGGAATAAAAGAAATATTCAGGATTGTGTGGTATCCTGGCTACGTTTCTCCATATGATGATTCTTTTGGCCGGAGATGA
- the LOC123125045 gene encoding uncharacterized protein has product MASPAACAYSCLGPAARVCTAPRRRPASPFSPLAAPARVRLPRTAPRSLSMSLSALRPLVHRCYSDPESAPRSDPVVDDHSDVVDVDHTDETYAGLVLGGPAVEEPRERAATTVVGERVDDEDHHDVVAMVLGDGTDALVLSGPAVEETRELAATTLHGEGSHDDVDDWGDLDDVVYPVGLTVGEIKEFKNTDFSRAAINERFRRESKEAKAAVIGAVTGVVRPLRELLDDLRSLKSVFDTQEFHIGVPFGAIMACMGMYQLWKLSPSTCIEIAMYYAFYKLSAIAANVRRRGFSPDWIIRIKLGIIIALLVKYRSKSTVPLGDYIRVAIFIVYFISVGCDVLGMKKHMRMVLPMVLEMVKHPMATTIRCKRVKATGGVEYCEIER; this is encoded by the exons ATGGCGTCGCCGGCCGCATGCGCATACTCGTGTCTTGGGCCGGCGGCGAGGGTTTGCACCGCGCCACGGCGGCGTccggcctcccccttctccccgctCGCCGCCCCTGCTCGCGTACGTCTACCGCGAACGGCGCCGCGCTCCCTGTCCATGTCACTGTCGGCGCTGCGCCCGCTCGTGCACCGCTGCTATTCTGATCCCGAGAGCGCGCCTCGGAGCGATCCGGTCGTCGACGACCACTCCGATGTCGTGGACGTGGACCACACCGACGAAACCTATGCCGGTTTGGTTCTGGGCGGCCCGGCCGTCGAGGAGCCCCGCGAGCGCGCGGCCACCACGGTCGTCGGCGAGCGCGTGGACGACGAAGACCATCACGATGTCGTGGCCATGGTCCTCggcgatggcaccgacgccttggTTCTGAGCGGCCCGGCCGTCGAGGAGACCCGCGAGCTCGCGGCCACCACCCTCCATGGCGAGGGCTCGCACGACGACGTGGACGACTGGGGCGACCTCGACGACGTCGTGTATCCCGTGGGGCTGACCGTCGGGGAGATCAAGGAGTTCAAAAACACGGACTTCAGCCGGGCCGCCATCAACGAGCGGTTCCGGCGCGAGTCCAAGGAGGCGAAGGCGGCCGTGATAGGCGCCGTCACCGGCGTGGTCCGCCCACTCCGGGAGCTCCTCGACGACCTGAGGAGCCTCAAGAGCGTCTTCGACACCCAGGAGTTCCACATCGGCGTGCCCTTCGGCGCCATCATGGCGTGTATGGGGATGTACCAACTGTGGAAGCTTAGTCCCTCCACGTGCATCGAGATTGCCATGTACTACGCCTTCTACAAGCTCAGCGCCATCGCGGCCAACGTCCGGCGGCGGGGCTTCTCCCCCGACTGGATAATCCGGATTAAACTCG GTATAATCATCGCTCTACTTGTCAAATATCGTAGCAAAAGcactgtgccccttggtgattaTATCAG GGTAGCGATCTTCATCGTCTATTTTATTTCGGTGGGGTGCGACGTGCTGGGTATGAAGAAACATATGAGAATGGTTCTCCCTATGGTCCTCGAGATGGTAAAACATCCAATGGCAACGACAATACGGTGCAAACGAGTGAAAGCTACAGGAGGGGTTGAATATTGCGAGATCGAAAGATAG